A region of the Dreissena polymorpha isolate Duluth1 chromosome 6, UMN_Dpol_1.0, whole genome shotgun sequence genome:
TGATGCTGACGGCTGTTCAATGAATATCTCTGTACAGTCAATAATGACTCGTGTGTCAGGGTAATCAGTCTGGAATGAAATGGGCATTGTTTTTCGCACCTGTTTGTGGGACGGCCAAATTGGTAGGCACCTTAACCTGTCAAACAGGAAAAGAATCCAGGTATTCACAATCTTCGAAATATGTCCTTCAGATAAGTTATACAAGTCTGCAATTACTTTCTCTGGAAGACCTTTTCGAAGGCGGACCAATGTGAGAAAAAGTTCCTCTAGGGGAGACAGAGATCTGGATGGCCCCCTCTTCGACACAAACTCATACGCTTTACCTTGAGAAGTATTTTCCGAACCAACATAGTACAAAAAGTTACATTCAGGCTGAAGGAAGTGAAAGAAAGCACACATAGCTGTGTATGAAGGGAAGCCTGTGTAATATCTGATGTCACTATCAGAAGAACAGAACCGCACAATCGTAAACTTTTCTTTAGATCTTGCATGCAGCAGGGCTTTGTGCTGCTTGAAGAGGTCCTCTTTGTGTGGTGAAGGGTCTGCTTCAATGTCTTGAAGGCTGTCATCTGTAGATGAAGATTGCTTACTAGTGTTCAAGGTATCTGGCGAAGGAGAAACATCCTGTATGTCACAGTCATCAATGACATAGTCCATATTGTCACTTGGTCCAGAGTATGAATGATCTATCATGAATGAACTGCCAGAGACACACCTTTGACCACTTTCTGTCACTTTCAGCGTCTTAGGTGTTTTGTCCCTGAATAGCTTTCTACGTGGAATTTTTGGCGTGACCCATGAAAATATTGTGGGCAGAGCGTCTTTTTTCAACCTTCTACGCACTTGTCCTGGCACAGCCACTTCATAACAAGTTCCCTCAAAATGAGCTGAACATATCCTTGTATGCTTGTTCAAATTAAAGTTCTTACCAATGTCTCTTCGAATGTTCTTTACCCATTTCTGTTTCAAACTTTCATCCTTGGGAAATGAATGGAAAGAAAGATCCTGCGAGGATTTCACTCTAGAGTCACTAGTACACAACGGCACACAGCAATGATGAGGCatctgaaaaataaacataacagaCACTGTTATTGCCATTTTCAATGTTAAACTTAAGGGCCCGGAGAAAAAAATTCGGTTGGTCTGGAAAGCGGaaacaatcaatttattttttggGGCCTatcataaatggaaaaaaaaaatttaaaaaaaaaatctggaaatGCTTATCCTttgagagcaaccaaaccaaaaatgaaagtaaaaaaatTGCGACTCAGTTTTATCATATCCATTCATGAGAGGGAGGCAATAGAAGGTTAAACATCTCTTACCACTAGCACCggcttaagcagtattcaatacTCAACACGAAGCGTTTTATATTCAGACGACCACACAGACTTTACATGTTTTAGTGTTTCCCTGATTTTAATAAAGTCAAAGAATGCATTCATGACATACTGTTCACATATGATAGTCGATACtggaatttcatttaaaaatgattGTCATCTATCAATGAGgattcacatttatttaatattaatatttttacatataacattttatttggaCGCTATTTTCAGCCTAAATCTACCTCATTTCAATGTACGTAGATATCAATGTGTTTACATTACCCCACCAAGTCTTTTCAACACAGCGCACGTCAATTTTGATGTAAGGACTTGATATTATCAGCTGGCATTAAGAAAAAACtgcagaaacaaatatatttacctttgttgtgtttgtttctCCTTTGATTATGTTTACGTTGtgaatttaatgtatatttatcgCTTTTCAATGCTTTCATATCATATGGGTCATGACCCCATAGGCAGCCATCTTTGTTTTGAAATCACCTCCTGACCGCTAGGGGCGCTAAACTGGAAAGTCGCGAAttgaattcatcatcgtgtagaataatcatcagcatcatttctgtggaacattgcacaattcaaaaaacaagtgtttcatagctatggtgcttttgacatagttcactaaccatcaagactgaaatgattcatgcacacaggtaaagtaaataattgaatttgtgcagaatgtttattttttacaaattattatttaatttgaccaatttattttagattgattgcactgaaactcaaagtctaaagcttagtaagacacttaagccagttttctgagaagaaacaatacttgttcagagtatagcaggatcatgcggcctctggtttatttatttggcctcggcctttaacctgggtcgctttgatttcaggtgtttagcccccatatcaacaaggctctcgaccctatatgtagttattcatattgtttaaagattttgagaaccctcactcggtgccagaggggataaaacagggaccttcttatagctagatgaatgcatcaaatatgccagcaacactttataatcaataactttataattgatgattctgttcttttaactacattactcatttaccaaaacaatgtgaaacacatttttatgcccccaaaggagggcatatagtgatcgcactgtccgtctgtctatccatcacactttgcatttaggtttcgaaaaaatgctcataacttctatgtcgcttcagatgtaacattcatatttggtatgcatgtgtatatggacaaggccttcccatacacacacaaattttgacccctttgaccttgaacttagggtcggcttttaggttttgaaaaatgctcataacttctattaaagcgtttatcaggggcgtatgtcatcctacggagacagctcttgtttttgctactgtcctctgcacaaaccatgatatatctgcatatatgcctccaaccaaatcagtaaaactatttgtcacttaattacagtaaacttattgcatgttaacttttcaacaatatatatatacatgtatatataattatatataacagatcttgaaaaaaactcacatcaaacttcaaattgttttagtaaattataggctttaataggtattgtgacattgacaccactcatgcatgcgactatacaattatacaactatggagcacattatttatgagaaattccaatacatcaacatattgtctcagatttaaggcagataatctagtgcttttatgctgccatttttactattacacattttttcattttatgttatgatgcattgatcttgtttctaaattaaccaagcaatcatgttaaacttttgaagaaagatgttgtctgataaatatagaaaatataataactactgtctacaaagtgaacaaaattcagttgaatattgtgaccaacaaagattttccaaagagcaattcagatcatgatttaaattaaatacaagtaatatgaaagtctgcctattggatcccagttaagacttatttgtcaaatctgcacattaattttcccttagccatgtagaattggggattaaataccatcaagtcatgtaaaaaggagcagggtatagcacgctgctattgatttcttgagctttcacatgaattttacgggtaattttcatacaacaaatgatattatgtagtgtaatgataaagcattatgagcacaaattatatctcttactagtggtgcaaaaatcatttaagtgtcacatttcaaaagaaaatttatataaaaaggtattattaattgttaaaacgttataaaaggttatttcaatacactaaagcatttaattacaagaacaagtgcattttatgtccattacaatacatgtaacagtattggcattgtatttatctgcatttgatgtgcatttaatacacttaaaaatgcagacaagacacacttctaacagaaacaaatgtatttttttctgcatttttccagcattaatactcttcaagtgtattttttatcatcccaaatacactttaccaggaaaaaggtatgttaaaatgcatttttagtttgttttaagtatattttcaaatgcattaagacactcttttcttttgcaaaaaatgttgaacaaaaacttgaaaatatttaatatactaaagtgtagtaataattaaagttttgtatgagcatcaaaaacagtgtcaaattcataccagtgcctatttagtagcagtaggccttatatggtctacttgtggtagaaataatgcattttgtataatacaacatacataaattaaaaaatatagctgcccatacagttcaatacaatgttcaattaactacactatgc
Encoded here:
- the LOC127834965 gene encoding uncharacterized protein LOC127834965, with the protein product MPHHCCVPLCTSDSRVKSSQDLSFHSFPKDESLKQKWVKNIRRDIGKNFNLNKHTRICSAHFEGTCYEVAVPGQVRRRLKKDALPTIFSWVTPKIPRRKLFRDKTPKTLKVTESGQRCVSGSSFMIDHSYSGPSDNMDYVIDDCDIQDVSPSPDTLNTSKQSSSTDDSLQDIEADPSPHKEDLFKQHKALLHARSKEKFTIVRFCSSDSDIRYYTGFPSYTAMCAFFHFLQPECNFLYYVGSENTSQGKAYEFVSKRGPSRSLSPLEELFLTLVRLRKGLPEKVIADLYNLSEGHISKIVNTWILFLFDRLRCLPIWPSHKQVRKTMPISFQTDYPDTRVIIDCTEIFIEQPSASVCQRETFSSYKHHNTAKGLVGIAPSGQITFISSLYAGRCSDKKIVRHCGLYDILEEGDSVMADKGFDIEEDLKERNLSLTIPPFLENQAQFTSQQLAATRNIAAVRVHVERAIRKVKEFEILRHTVPISLCPMLEKIWTVCAHLANFTGSLFKNK